In Gadus macrocephalus chromosome 4, ASM3116895v1, the following proteins share a genomic window:
- the cnppd1 gene encoding protein CNPPD1 isoform X1 translates to MDFQSLFNDRAFELSDFQDFTFLPGHQKWSERVRKRLYYGLDPEVSLDDLSCPVTDIAVEFLQKSAPSPIRKLHKKYASHVAREACISPCAMMLALIYIERLRHRNPEYLQNISSSDLFLISMMVASKYLYDEGEDEEVFNDEWGAAGKLDVQTVNALEMDFLNAMEWSLFTEPGDLFDILSRLETSIAEQQGVRRGWFTYTDLCVLLEQAAWRHALTSVYQHVAKVSCMLGLVYLTGVAGLLATDAALHHLSLPRDAPPPLGPQLAPTQDPSAAAAAAPPAPDARPPPCCFPGNESLDDRPAPAPVPTSVLCLWGSLLATLGHAPPERDPPPPRLVVRRRLALPPRLAPGAPVRPERLGHAPLRPASALPRRPPAPRQPRAVARLGPPRRDVRRRRRRRYELWVVSAAAAAPPLGRLPPAVATAAGQGPSHPHDGLGPRTPCPRCHRRGQHSNALGYQNGLLVFAPLSTPPLPPPPPTPPTHTQWK, encoded by the exons ATGGATTTCCAGTCGTTATTCAACGATAGAGCTTTCGAGCTGTCGGACTTCCAGGACTTCACG TTTCTCCCCGGGCATCAGAAGTGGTCTGAGCGGGTGAGGAAGCGACTGTACTACGGCCTGGACCCGGAGGTCTCACTGGATGACCTTTCCTGCCCGGTGACAG ATATCGCTGTGGAATTCCTCCAGAAGTCTGCCCCCAGCCCCATACGCAAACTACACAAGAAGTATGCCTCCCACGTTGCCAG GGAGGCGTGCATCTCTCCCTGCGCCATGATGCTGGCCCTGATCTACATCGAGCGACTACGACACAGAAACCCAGAGTACCTGCAAAACATCTCCTCCTCTGACCTCTTCCTGATCTCTATG ATGGTGGCAAGCAAATACCTGTACGACGAgggcgaggacgaggaggtCTTCAACGACGAGTGGGGTGCCGCCGGGAAACTGGACGTCCAAACGGTCAACGCCCTGGAAATGGATTTCCTCAATGCCATG GAATGGAGCCTATTCACGGAGCCCGGGGACTTGTTTGACATCCTGAGTCGGCTGGAAACCAG CATCGCGGAGCAGCAGGGCGTGCGGCGAGGCTGGTTCACCTACACGGACCTCTGCGTGCTGCTGGAGCAGGCGGCCTGGAGACACGCCCTCACCTCCGTCTACCAGCACGTCGCCAAG GTGTCCTGCATGCTGGGCCTGGTGTACCTGACGGGCGTGGCCGGCCTCCTCGCCACCGACGccgccctccaccacctcagccTTCCCCGTGACGCACCCCCCCCGCTGGGACCCCAGCTCGCCCCGACGCAGGacccctccgccgccgccgccgccgcgccgcccGCCCCCGACGCCCGCCCGCCCCCGTGCTGTTTCCCCGGCAACGAGAGCCTCGACGACCGCCCGGCGCCGGCCCCCGTGCCCACCTCGGTGCTGTGCCTCTGGGGCTCGCTGCTGGCCACgctgggccacgcccccccggaacgggacccccccccaccgcggCTGGTCGTCCGCCGCCGCCTCGCTCTCCCGCCCCGCCTCGCACCCGGCGCCCCGGTGCGGCCGGAACGCCTCGGCCACGCCCCTCTACGACCCGCCTCCGCGTTACCCCGGCGACCGCCCGCACCACGCCAACCCCGGGCCGTGGCCCGGCTCGGTCCTCCCCGACGGGatgtccgccgccgccgccgccgccgctatgAACTCTGGGTcgtctccgccgccgccgccgcccctccGCTTGGCCGCCTCCCACCCGCGGTCGCTACTGCCGCTGGACAAGGCCCGAGCCATCCTCATGACGGGCTAGGGCCTCGAACCCCCTGTCCTCGGTGCCATCGCAGAGGGCAGCATTCCAACGCACTTGGTTATCAAAATGGCTTGTTGGTTTTTGCGCCATTGtcgacccctcccctccccccccccccccccaccccccccacacacactcagtggaAGTGA
- the cnppd1 gene encoding protein CNPPD1 isoform X2, giving the protein MDFQSLFNDRAFELSDFQDFTFLPGHQKWSERVRKRLYYGLDPEVSLDDLSCPVTDIAVEFLQKSAPSPIRKLHKKYASHVAREACISPCAMMLALIYIERLRHRNPEYLQNISSSDLFLISMMVASKYLYDEGEDEEVFNDEWGAAGKLDVQTVNALEMDFLNAMEWSLFTEPGDLFDILSRLETSIAEQQGVRRGWFTYTDLCVLLEQAAWRHALTSVYQHVAKVSCMLGLVYLTGVAGLLATDAALHHLSLPRDAPPPLGPQLAPTQDPSAAAAAAPPAPDARPPPCCFPGNESLDDRPAPAPVPTSVLCLWGSLLATLGHAPPERDPPHRGWSSAAASLSRPASHPAPRCGRNASATPLYDPPPRYPGDRPHHANPGPWPGSVLPDGMSAAAMNSGSSPPPPPPLRLAASHPRSLLPLDKARAILMTG; this is encoded by the exons ATGGATTTCCAGTCGTTATTCAACGATAGAGCTTTCGAGCTGTCGGACTTCCAGGACTTCACG TTTCTCCCCGGGCATCAGAAGTGGTCTGAGCGGGTGAGGAAGCGACTGTACTACGGCCTGGACCCGGAGGTCTCACTGGATGACCTTTCCTGCCCGGTGACAG ATATCGCTGTGGAATTCCTCCAGAAGTCTGCCCCCAGCCCCATACGCAAACTACACAAGAAGTATGCCTCCCACGTTGCCAG GGAGGCGTGCATCTCTCCCTGCGCCATGATGCTGGCCCTGATCTACATCGAGCGACTACGACACAGAAACCCAGAGTACCTGCAAAACATCTCCTCCTCTGACCTCTTCCTGATCTCTATG ATGGTGGCAAGCAAATACCTGTACGACGAgggcgaggacgaggaggtCTTCAACGACGAGTGGGGTGCCGCCGGGAAACTGGACGTCCAAACGGTCAACGCCCTGGAAATGGATTTCCTCAATGCCATG GAATGGAGCCTATTCACGGAGCCCGGGGACTTGTTTGACATCCTGAGTCGGCTGGAAACCAG CATCGCGGAGCAGCAGGGCGTGCGGCGAGGCTGGTTCACCTACACGGACCTCTGCGTGCTGCTGGAGCAGGCGGCCTGGAGACACGCCCTCACCTCCGTCTACCAGCACGTCGCCAAG GTGTCCTGCATGCTGGGCTTGGTGTACCTGACGGGCGTGGCCGGCCTCCTCGCCACCGACGccgccctccaccacctcagccTTCCCCGTGACGCACCCCCCCCGCTGGGACCCCAGCTCGCCCCGACGCAGGacccctccgccgccgccgccgccgcgccgcccGCCCCCGACGCCCGCCCGCCCCCGTGCTGTTTCCCCGGCAACGAGAGCCTCGACGACCGCCCGGCGCCGGCCCCCGTGCCCACCTCGGTGCTGTGCCTCTGGGGCTCGCTGCTGGCCACgctgggccacgcccccccgGAACGGGACCCCCCCCACCGCGGCTGGTCGTCCGCCGCCGCCTCGCTCTCCCGCCCCGCCTCGCACCCGGCGCCCCGGTGCGGCCGGAACGCCTCGGCCACGCCCCTCTACGACCCGCCTCCGCGTTACCCCGGCGACCGCCCGCACCACGCCAACCCCGGGCCGTGGCCCGGCTCGGTCCTCCCCGACGGGATGTCCGCCGCCGCTATGAACTCTGGGTcgtctccgccgccgccgccgcccctccGCTTGGCCGCCTCCCACCCGCGGTCGCTACTGCCGCTGGACAAGGCCCGAGCCATCCTCATGACGGGCTAG
- the LOC132455404 gene encoding 5'-AMP-activated protein kinase subunit gamma-1-like isoform X5, whose product MDANKELGDSFSGPVKQQKQEQPNTEHGDAVYLNFMKSHTCYDAIPTSCKLVVFDTKLQVKKAFFALVANGLRAAPLWDSKLQRFVGMLTITDFINILHHYYKSPMVQIYELESHKIETWRGDSFQNIYLQYSHQFLISVSPKASLYDAIYFLLKHKIHRLPVLDPESGNVLHILTHKRILKFLHIFGRTVPKPKFIHRSIQELGIGTFRNIATIAQTASVYDALAVFVERRVSALPVVDEQGKVVALYSRFDVINLAAQKTYNNLHMSMGEAVRRRMCFVEGVITCYAHETLDAVVERIVQAEVGGGLVSGPLGG is encoded by the exons ATGGACGCAAATAAGGAGCTTGGAGACTCATTCTCAG GTCCCGTTAAACAGCAGAAACAGGAACAACCAAATACAG AGCATGGCGACGCTGTGTACCTGAACTTCATGAAAAGCCACACGTGCTATGACGCCATTCCAACCAGCTGCAAACTGGTCGTGTTCGACACCAAGTTACAG GTCAAGAAGGCATTTTTTGCCCTGGTGGCAAACGGCCTCAGAGCTGCCCCCTTATGGGACAGCAAGCTGCAAAGGTTTGTGG GCATGTTGACCATCACCGATTTCATCAACATCCTGCATCACTATTATAAATCTCCTATG GTTCAGATCTATGAGCTGGAGAGTCACAAGATTGAGACATGGAGAGGTGATTCCTTTCAAA ataTCTACCTGCAGTATTCCCATCAATTCCTGATCAGCGTTTCTCCCAAAGCCAG CCTGTACGACGCCATCTACTTCCTTTTGAAACATAAGATCCACAGACTGCCCGTCCTCGACCCCGAGTCGGGGAACGTCCTTCACATCCTCACCCACAAGAGGATCCTCAAGTTCCTGCACATCTTC GGTCGGACGGTCCCGAAGCCGAAGTTCATCCACCGGTCGATCCAGGAGCTCGGGATCGGAACGTTCCGGAACATCGCCACCATCGCGCAGACGGCCAGCGTGTACGACGCCCTCGCCGTGTTCGTGGAGCGGAGGGTGTCAGCGCTACCGGTGGTGGACGAGCAGG GAAAAGTAGTGGCTCTCTATTCCCGGTTTGACGTGATC AATCTGGCGGCCCAGAAGACGTACAACAACCTGCACATGAGCATGGGGGAGGCGGTGCGGCGACGCATGTGCTTCGTGGAGGGCGTGATCACGTGCTACGCCCACGAGACGCTGGACGCCGTCGTGGAGCGCATCGTCCAGGCCGAGGTGGGCGGGGGCTTAGTCTCCGGACCGCTGGGGGGAT AG
- the LOC132455404 gene encoding 5'-AMP-activated protein kinase subunit gamma-1-like isoform X2, with protein MDANKELGDSFSGPVKQQKQEQPNTEHGDAVYLNFMKSHTCYDAIPTSCKLVVFDTKLQVKKAFFALVANGLRAAPLWDSKLQRFVGMLTITDFINILHHYYKSPMVQIYELESHKIETWRDIYLQYSHQFLISVSPKASLYDAIYFLLKHKIHRLPVLDPESGNVLHILTHKRILKFLHIFGRTVPKPKFIHRSIQELGIGTFRNIATIAQTASVYDALAVFVERRVSALPVVDEQGKVVALYSRFDVINLAAQKTYNNLHMSMGEAVRRRMCFVEGVITCYAHETLDAVVERIVQAEVGGGLVSGPLGGCLCEAAVRDVCHRIGHMLRLTYDRVPMTCCALVVTLAAHRIPCTIYCIA; from the exons ATGGACGCAAATAAGGAGCTTGGAGACTCATTCTCAG GTCCCGTTAAACAGCAGAAACAGGAACAACCAAATACAG AGCATGGCGACGCTGTGTACCTGAACTTCATGAAAAGCCACACGTGCTATGACGCCATTCCAACCAGCTGCAAACTGGTCGTGTTCGACACCAAGTTACAG GTCAAGAAGGCATTTTTTGCCCTGGTGGCAAACGGCCTCAGAGCTGCCCCCTTATGGGACAGCAAGCTGCAAAGGTTTGTGG GCATGTTGACCATCACCGATTTCATCAACATCCTGCATCACTATTATAAATCTCCTATG GTTCAGATCTATGAGCTGGAGAGTCACAAGATTGAGACATGGAGAG ataTCTACCTGCAGTATTCCCATCAATTCCTGATCAGCGTTTCTCCCAAAGCCAG CCTGTACGACGCCATCTACTTCCTTTTGAAACATAAGATCCACAGACTGCCCGTCCTCGACCCCGAGTCGGGGAACGTCCTTCACATCCTCACCCACAAGAGGATCCTCAAGTTCCTGCACATCTTC GGTCGGACGGTCCCGAAGCCGAAGTTCATCCACCGGTCGATCCAGGAGCTCGGGATCGGAACGTTCCGGAACATCGCCACCATCGCGCAGACGGCCAGCGTGTACGACGCCCTCGCCGTGTTCGTGGAGCGGAGGGTGTCAGCGCTACCGGTGGTGGACGAGCAGG GAAAAGTAGTGGCTCTCTATTCCCGGTTTGACGTGATC AATCTGGCGGCCCAGAAGACGTACAACAACCTGCACATGAGCATGGGGGAGGCGGTGCGGCGACGCATGTGCTTCGTGGAGGGCGTGATCACGTGCTACGCCCACGAGACGCTGGACGCCGTCGTGGAGCGCATCGTCCAGGCCGAGGTGGGCGGGGGCTTAGTCTCCGGACCGCTGGGGGGATGTTTGTGCGAAGCTGCCGTCCGTGACGTGTGCCATCGCATCGGTCACATGCTGCGGTTGACTTACGACAGAGTACCTATGACGTGCTGTGCCCTGGTCGTTACACTCGCTGCACACCGCATACCGTGTACTATATACTGCATTGCATGA
- the LOC132455404 gene encoding 5'-AMP-activated protein kinase subunit gamma-1-like isoform X1, with protein sequence MDANKELGDSFSGPVKQQKQEQPNTEHGDAVYLNFMKSHTCYDAIPTSCKLVVFDTKLQVKKAFFALVANGLRAAPLWDSKLQRFVGMLTITDFINILHHYYKSPMVQIYELESHKIETWRGDSFQNIYLQYSHQFLISVSPKASLYDAIYFLLKHKIHRLPVLDPESGNVLHILTHKRILKFLHIFGRTVPKPKFIHRSIQELGIGTFRNIATIAQTASVYDALAVFVERRVSALPVVDEQGKVVALYSRFDVINLAAQKTYNNLHMSMGEAVRRRMCFVEGVITCYAHETLDAVVERIVQAEVGGGLVSGPLGGCLCEAAVRDVCHRIGHMLRLTYDRVPMTCCALVVTLAAHRIPCTIYCIA encoded by the exons ATGGACGCAAATAAGGAGCTTGGAGACTCATTCTCAG GTCCCGTTAAACAGCAGAAACAGGAACAACCAAATACAG AGCATGGCGACGCTGTGTACCTGAACTTCATGAAAAGCCACACGTGCTATGACGCCATTCCAACCAGCTGCAAACTGGTCGTGTTCGACACCAAGTTACAG GTCAAGAAGGCATTTTTTGCCCTGGTGGCAAACGGCCTCAGAGCTGCCCCCTTATGGGACAGCAAGCTGCAAAGGTTTGTGG GCATGTTGACCATCACCGATTTCATCAACATCCTGCATCACTATTATAAATCTCCTATG GTTCAGATCTATGAGCTGGAGAGTCACAAGATTGAGACATGGAGAGGTGATTCCTTTCAAA ataTCTACCTGCAGTATTCCCATCAATTCCTGATCAGCGTTTCTCCCAAAGCCAG CCTGTACGACGCCATCTACTTCCTTTTGAAACATAAGATCCACAGACTGCCCGTCCTCGACCCCGAGTCGGGGAACGTCCTTCACATCCTCACCCACAAGAGGATCCTCAAGTTCCTGCACATCTTC GGTCGGACGGTCCCGAAGCCGAAGTTCATCCACCGGTCGATCCAGGAGCTCGGGATCGGAACGTTCCGGAACATCGCCACCATCGCGCAGACGGCCAGCGTGTACGACGCCCTCGCCGTGTTCGTGGAGCGGAGGGTGTCAGCGCTACCGGTGGTGGACGAGCAGG GAAAAGTAGTGGCTCTCTATTCCCGGTTTGACGTGATC AATCTGGCGGCCCAGAAGACGTACAACAACCTGCACATGAGCATGGGGGAGGCGGTGCGGCGACGCATGTGCTTCGTGGAGGGCGTGATCACGTGCTACGCCCACGAGACGCTGGACGCCGTCGTGGAGCGCATCGTCCAGGCCGAGGTGGGCGGGGGCTTAGTCTCCGGACCGCTGGGGGGATGTTTGTGCGAAGCTGCCGTCCGTGACGTGTGCCATCGCATCGGTCACATGCTGCGGTTGACTTACGACAGAGTACCTATGACGTGCTGTGCCCTGGTCGTTACACTCGCTGCACACCGCATACCGTGTACTATATACTGCATTGCATGA
- the LOC132455404 gene encoding 5'-AMP-activated protein kinase subunit gamma-1-like isoform X4 has protein sequence MDANKELGDSFSGPVKQQKQEQPNTEHGDAVYLNFMKSHTCYDAIPTSCKLVVFDTKLQVKKAFFALVANGLRAAPLWDSKLQRFVGMLTITDFINILHHYYKSPMVQIYELESHKIETWRDIYLQYSHQFLISVSPKASLYDAIYFLLKHKIHRLPVLDPESGNVLHILTHKRILKFLHIFGRTVPKPKFIHRSIQELGIGTFRNIATIAQTASVYDALAVFVERRVSALPVVDEQGKVVALYSRFDVINLAAQKTYNNLHMSMGEAVRRRMCFVEGVITCYAHETLDAVVERIVQAEVHRLVLVDSGAMVRGIVSLSDILQGLVLAPAGIDCLLS, from the exons ATGGACGCAAATAAGGAGCTTGGAGACTCATTCTCAG GTCCCGTTAAACAGCAGAAACAGGAACAACCAAATACAG AGCATGGCGACGCTGTGTACCTGAACTTCATGAAAAGCCACACGTGCTATGACGCCATTCCAACCAGCTGCAAACTGGTCGTGTTCGACACCAAGTTACAG GTCAAGAAGGCATTTTTTGCCCTGGTGGCAAACGGCCTCAGAGCTGCCCCCTTATGGGACAGCAAGCTGCAAAGGTTTGTGG GCATGTTGACCATCACCGATTTCATCAACATCCTGCATCACTATTATAAATCTCCTATG GTTCAGATCTATGAGCTGGAGAGTCACAAGATTGAGACATGGAGAG ataTCTACCTGCAGTATTCCCATCAATTCCTGATCAGCGTTTCTCCCAAAGCCAG CCTGTACGACGCCATCTACTTCCTTTTGAAACATAAGATCCACAGACTGCCCGTCCTCGACCCCGAGTCGGGGAACGTCCTTCACATCCTCACCCACAAGAGGATCCTCAAGTTCCTGCACATCTTC GGTCGGACGGTCCCGAAGCCGAAGTTCATCCACCGGTCGATCCAGGAGCTCGGGATCGGAACGTTCCGGAACATCGCCACCATCGCGCAGACGGCCAGCGTGTACGACGCCCTCGCCGTGTTCGTGGAGCGGAGGGTGTCAGCGCTACCGGTGGTGGACGAGCAGG GAAAAGTAGTGGCTCTCTATTCCCGGTTTGACGTGATC AATCTGGCGGCCCAGAAGACGTACAACAACCTGCACATGAGCATGGGGGAGGCGGTGCGGCGACGCATGTGCTTCGTGGAGGGCGTGATCACGTGCTACGCCCACGAGACGCTGGACGCCGTCGTGGAGCGCATCGTCCAGGCCGAG gtccACCGGTTGGTTCTGGTGGACTCGGGGGCCATGGTGCGGGGGAtcgtctccctctctgacaTCCTCCAGGGCCTGGTGCTGGCGCCGGCGGGGATCGACTGCCTGTTGTCCTAA
- the LOC132455404 gene encoding 5'-AMP-activated protein kinase subunit gamma-1-like isoform X3, with protein sequence MDANKELGDSFSGPVKQQKQEQPNTEHGDAVYLNFMKSHTCYDAIPTSCKLVVFDTKLQVKKAFFALVANGLRAAPLWDSKLQRFVGMLTITDFINILHHYYKSPMVQIYELESHKIETWRGDSFQNIYLQYSHQFLISVSPKASLYDAIYFLLKHKIHRLPVLDPESGNVLHILTHKRILKFLHIFGRTVPKPKFIHRSIQELGIGTFRNIATIAQTASVYDALAVFVERRVSALPVVDEQGKVVALYSRFDVINLAAQKTYNNLHMSMGEAVRRRMCFVEGVITCYAHETLDAVVERIVQAEVHRLVLVDSGAMVRGIVSLSDILQGLVLAPAGIDCLLS encoded by the exons ATGGACGCAAATAAGGAGCTTGGAGACTCATTCTCAG GTCCCGTTAAACAGCAGAAACAGGAACAACCAAATACAG AGCATGGCGACGCTGTGTACCTGAACTTCATGAAAAGCCACACGTGCTATGACGCCATTCCAACCAGCTGCAAACTGGTCGTGTTCGACACCAAGTTACAG GTCAAGAAGGCATTTTTTGCCCTGGTGGCAAACGGCCTCAGAGCTGCCCCCTTATGGGACAGCAAGCTGCAAAGGTTTGTGG GCATGTTGACCATCACCGATTTCATCAACATCCTGCATCACTATTATAAATCTCCTATG GTTCAGATCTATGAGCTGGAGAGTCACAAGATTGAGACATGGAGAGGTGATTCCTTTCAAA ataTCTACCTGCAGTATTCCCATCAATTCCTGATCAGCGTTTCTCCCAAAGCCAG CCTGTACGACGCCATCTACTTCCTTTTGAAACATAAGATCCACAGACTGCCCGTCCTCGACCCCGAGTCGGGGAACGTCCTTCACATCCTCACCCACAAGAGGATCCTCAAGTTCCTGCACATCTTC GGTCGGACGGTCCCGAAGCCGAAGTTCATCCACCGGTCGATCCAGGAGCTCGGGATCGGAACGTTCCGGAACATCGCCACCATCGCGCAGACGGCCAGCGTGTACGACGCCCTCGCCGTGTTCGTGGAGCGGAGGGTGTCAGCGCTACCGGTGGTGGACGAGCAGG GAAAAGTAGTGGCTCTCTATTCCCGGTTTGACGTGATC AATCTGGCGGCCCAGAAGACGTACAACAACCTGCACATGAGCATGGGGGAGGCGGTGCGGCGACGCATGTGCTTCGTGGAGGGCGTGATCACGTGCTACGCCCACGAGACGCTGGACGCCGTCGTGGAGCGCATCGTCCAGGCCGAG gtccACCGGTTGGTTCTGGTGGACTCGGGGGCCATGGTGCGGGGGAtcgtctccctctctgacaTCCTCCAGGGCCTGGTGCTGGCGCCGGCGGGGATCGACTGCCTGTTGTCCTAA